Genomic DNA from Larus michahellis chromosome 3, bLarMic1.1, whole genome shotgun sequence:
ACCTTCCTGTAAGCCTCCCATTACAAACGTGCTCAGCCTGGgtttgaaaataaagtaatactGTCCGGGGGTGAGTTATACCAACTGCTGCTAGAAAGTCTGAAGTTGGAAAATTATCTTTCTCATTTCCTGTTGGGAATGAGATAGAGGAGTAAAAGCTTAAGTCAATAATTCATGAAGCTcaataagtttaaaaaatattgaaagaaagtAGGTGGAGTTCTCTCTCTGATTTCAGATGAAGATGACATGAACAATTCAAGCAAGCTGAATACCAGAGTTATGTCCAAGTTTAATTGAATTTGCACCTGAGCAAGTGGATTGTGCtcaaattttgcaaaataaaatggtgAGATGCTTTAAGTAGTGTTAGACAGCCAGGAGGGTAATTAATGACCTCATTAATTCTGTAATGGAAATGGGAAAGTTTGGACTGGGATGTTTTTAGAGGAAACGAAAATACAGTTGTCTCCAGGCTTGCCTACTGACGCCTGGCATTACGGGGCTGAAGTTGGTGTGTGCTTCACAACAGATGCTTGTGAACTTCGGAACAAATCGTTGTTATGTCAGCAAGTTCTAACACAATTTTAGTGTATTATACAGCTCAAAGTAGCTTGGAAAATGGTTATACTAAGACAGAATACAGTTTGTTTTCTGCATATACAACGTAGCTTTTAACTGAGTTAGTCAATTATtttgtttgcaagaaaaaaaattaaactggtgGGCAGGCAAGAGTCTGAAgcaggtttaaaaacaaattgtaactttcagctgtcctgctgcaccagGGGTGTCCACTTCCACAGTTGGGTAGAATGTGAACTCAGTTGTTTGTGCGATCTCTCCAGTAGGGTTTATGTACCCTTCTGTTACTGGTTTAAGAggtaaaacattttttgtgatgAGTGCTTATTAACATACAGATTAACAGCCCTGTCTGCATTCTGGTTTAAACAAAACTGTTTAGCAAAGCATTTTGAATGCAATACATGCAAAAGTTACTCTGTCCTGTTAGGAAAAAGCGGTCTGTGTTTTTGCTTTAGTGAAATACCCTCACCCTGAGGCAGGAAGttgccctttctctttccctcaagttttcatttcttcatggATTAGTCAACACTGAAGACAGCAGCTCTGCTTGCTCTGAGCAGTCATCTTGTAGCTTGGATTGGTACGTAACCCACATGCCAAGCTTTAAGTATGGCCTCTCTGTTGTAAAGAGTATTTTGACAGACAGTAGCACTGAAGCTCGGATTCAGATGCACCAGGAGATCACCCACAGTGCAGAAATTAAGCAATAATAGTTTCTTTGCGGATTATGATCCTTTTACCAGTATCCAAATACAACTGAGTATgtaaaaattagaataaaaatattatatgcaCTCCTAAGATGAAAGATTGCAAGAGGAATGAATGGAAATCTATCTTGCAGTAGTAGTAATGTATTTTAAGTGTTATTCTATAACAGCACTGCTTGAGCATTCAAAAACTATTTGTTAAATAATGCATCCCATTTCCTCCTTTGTTACCACACATCATATTTCTCTCTGATTATGCTTTCtaaatggtatttttaatattctaCTCAGCTAAGACTATACCTATAAATACTTCATCTTTTgtgtttttagtttctttctgGGGCAGCTCATCAGTCTGAGAAGTGCTGTGCTTTGAGATATGATCCTTGTTATTTCCATACTAGATTGAGCACTAATTTGCTGTGTTTGACAGACATTATTCATCACGAGGTTTGGTACCAGTGCAAAAGCAGTGTAATGCCAAAACCTGCGCGTactgcagctgcagcaaagccAGGAAATAGTGTTTCTGATAGCATTGTATTTCAGTGTAAGGTTGAAGCATGACAAGATGCAATTGTGGGACTAGATCTGCAATGCAGAAAAACCACTGGGTTCTCGGAGAACATCCTTGAAGGGCAAATAGATTACTTCAGAATCAAATAGGCTTGCATTTCATACAAATCTGGCATTGCTTTGCTGTCTGTAATTACCTATTGTGAAACACGAAGCTGaagttgggttttcttttctcacaTGCAGATTACTCAGTATCCCTGCTACTAACGAAGTTTGAGGCAGTGGGCAGgtacatattttattttggaggttttttgtttgtttgttttctgtgcttaCCAAGGGATGTTGCATCTATTCAAGGGTGCGAGAGCCACCCAGCTGGGTCAGACCCGGGCTTGGCCGAGCTCCGTGTCCTGCCTCCAGCGATGGCCCAAGGGGATGTCGTGGGAGTCCCTATGAACAGAAGCAGCCCATGGTGGAACTCTCCTGGGCCTTGCTTCCAGCCTTCGCGGGTCTGAAACGTTTTAATGAAAGgtgattttaaaatctgtatgtaGCAGCTCTGAAGGCTTTTCTTTCATGGATTTGCCAAAGTGTCCTCTGAAGGCTAAGAAGTGGCCGCCACCTGCAGCATCCCGTGGAAACACCTTTCCTCAGTTTATGCTGTACGAGGTGCAGAGATACCCCATGGTTTGACCCCGCGCCCAGCTGCGGCGTTTGCTGCCctgttctgctgcttctggagACGCTGCCGCTCTTGCCTCCCCTTCCCTATCCCGCCCTCGCTGTGCGGGGCTCGCCTCATGTTCCCGCGTCCTGAAATGGGACAGACGTCCCGGCCATTCCTGCCtagacggggcggggggtgtgggctCGGCCTGGGCCTTCCCCCACCTCAAGCCTCCCCTTTCTGCCCTGCGGCGCCGCCCGCCGTCGTTGTTTTACTGAGGAAAGGCTGTCGCGGGGGTGCGAGGAGGGGGGATGGCTTTTCCCAGACCAGCCTGGAAACAGCCGGGCGCGCTCACGCACCGCCGCGCTTCTCCCCAAagcggctgccggccccgccgccgccgccatcttctcccgccccccctgcccccgtcACGGGGAGGACTGACGCGGGGGGCGCTGTAGGCTCCGCGGTGGCGCTCTGGGCGCGCGGCGCGGCTGCCTCTGTGGTCCCATCGGttgaagggggggaggggggaaggggaggtgctTCCGCTTCCGCTGCCCTTGTTACCGGCGGGAGGTGACGGGACCAAGAGCCGCGATGTGGCGGAACCTGCTGGTGaggccccggggccggcccggccggGCTGAGGGGAGCAGCCCGCTACCGCTCTGTCAGCCCCCGGCGGGGCTGCCgctcccggggcggggcggggcggggcgggcagctGAGCCGGGctctgtgtgtgggggggggtggtggtggtggtggtggtggtggtggtggtggtggtggtggtggtggttctcTCAGGGGCTGTCGgcgcccggccgggccgggccgggccgggccgcgggggctCGGGCGCCTGGGCGCCTCGCTGCCGGCCGGGCTAATAcccggagctgctgcaggagccgcTGGGGAtgagggacggggagggggaagTGTTGCATTTCAAGTCCTGTCCCACTCGCTCCACCTAGTGCTGAGCTTCAGGAACTCGAAGGGATGGGAGTCGGTGGGGTCTGGGTTGTTCCCATAAGACGGCTCTAAGGAGACCAATTTTACGCTGTGGTTATTTGGGGTGTGCGAGGGGAGGAGGTGCGTTGTTCCGTTACTCGCAGCCACAGCCAGCATCACCTGGATGTTTCTCCCCCGGCTGCGTTTTTAGTGGGGGTGATTTTGCGGGGGAGGATCAATGTTGCTTGAAGGAGACTGTTGGCAGGGTAGAAGTACAGCTGGCTCCTACCTTTGAGACTTGAGATGTTAATGAAAGCAGACTTTGAGCCATCGGAAGGATCGTAGGTTTTCTTTGTCTGACTTGTGCTAACGAACACCTATATGATCTGACTACAGAAAACAGTTCTAGCTTAGGATGCTGCAGGGTGTCTTTAGCTCTATTTGTGTGTGCCTCCTTCAGCTCTATGAAGGGTAGCTCCCATGCTGGTGTCTAGGAGGtgaactgcagctgagaaaagGTCCTTGGCTGCTCAGACGTGTTTGTCTTAAATACTATTGCCCCTATCACTAGAGTCAGACACAGAAAATCTCTGCCTGAAACGGAGATCTGAGGGGCTGAGGTCAAGATTTCCCCAAAAGGATTCTAATTAGGAAGGTTATGCCACTGATCCATAAATCTGTTGTATCTTAACGGAAGTAATTATCTTGAGTTCTCTTTTTCAGTAACCGGTCAATCAGTCTTTTTATGTAGTCTGTTGAAAGACTGACTGAATGAAAAAGTGGGTTGTGGtgaggttttggttttctttaagactttcttttcttcttgtgcctTCCACTTATAtcttacttctttaaaaaaatactgctacTCCAGTGTGGATATAGCTGAaaaatttcactgtttttaaaacactgttttatcttttatttcaggGTCTTCGCCAGATTTCCCAGAGGACCATAAGCACTGCTTCACGCAGGCAGTTTGAAAATAGAGTTCCTGAGAAGCAGAAGCTTTTTCAGGTATTGAATGAGCTCTGGTAATAGAATAATGTTAGTAGAATGACAAGGTTTTAGTAGACCATAACTGCATACATTCTGTTGCTAATGAACTGGTGAAAGTCCTCTTTACATCTGAGGTGACTTCTTGAAATCAGTTGTACAACTATAGTGTTTGGAATCAGCAGTTATTTTTTACAGAGATTAAGATTACTTGTGCACGCATACTTGACTTGCTGCCTCCTTAGGGTTTTTTACCCTGTGAAATGATTTGTACCTGAATTTCTTATGAGTAGCGGGCACTGTACAAAGATATAGACACAGTACCCTGAAGTGGACTGAGATGGGGGATTATGTCCtgagaaaaatagagaaaaacagcAAGTGAGAGGACGGAAGTACAGTGAAAAGTTTAACCTCCTATCTTACAGCCATATCCATAGCTCATAGACTCCATAATTCTTAATGAGGATGTGGTGGTATTGTACGTCTTGGTTATGAAAACAGTAAAGCCTTAAAGGATTGGATTCACTCCTAGAAAACTATTGaatctttaaaagtaatttctgaacAAATCTCTTTCTGACTGATAGGGCCACCTAGTGAGAACTAGTGGTTTTTCAAATGCCAAAGCAGTGGATACTCGAGAGCATACTCCCAACTGTGAGCCACAACCTGGCTTCATTCTGAGGATAGAATAGACTGAGCTTCAGCAgtgtgaaaggggaaaaatacgTTAGAAGCCCTGGTTTAATAGTTTTTGTGTCTtgttgctttcctttcccctgaAAGAGAAAGCCAGTCTTGTTGGGACACTAAGGAGCACAGTTTTGATTGTGAGCCAAGGGGAAGCATGATGTTGGCGATGGGTGAGGTCAGAGGTTCtcttgctgctggcagagctctCTACGCatatctcttcctcctcccattcCTTTCTTGTGGGGCAGCAAGTTAAGCTGGGCTTGGTTCCACCAGCACTGGAGACAGGCTTAAATTCCAGAGCAGTATAAACTCGCCGATAAGGGTAAAGATCACGAGGATCTGGTGTCTGGGAGTTTTACTTTGGGTGGAGCAAAACATTTTCCTGTATGACACCAGGTGATAGTAGAGGCTCCTGCCCTTGCCGCTCTCTATGCCGGAGACGGATGGGAAGTTTCTAGGGATGGTACTCATACCCTGTGCACCCGAGGGGGGCTGGCAACTGGTGTCAGAAGATTTCAGGCGTCTGCCAGTGGCTGCTTTGGAAATGAATGTGCACATCACTTACTGTATTTCCCTAGTGAGTGATCACCCGACACCAGCGTGAAAGCTTGAAAGACAAAGCAGAATCTAAATAAGGTTCAGTGTCTTTTAGGAGTTGGGAAGATAATTTGGGGAAGTAATTCTTGTTGTGGGTAATTCTAGTTATATTAACACAGTGTTGCAATAACCGTatttaaatagtttctttttgtCACTTGTTTCCATTAGGAGGATAATGGCATTCCAGTGCATCTTAAAGGTGGTGTAATGGATGCTCTGTTGTATAGAGTCACCATGGGTCTGACAGTTTTTGGTAAGGCCGATACTAAAATATTTATGCTTTGGTGCAATTTCCAACGTGCTactgttaaaatacttttttctttggtACAATCTCCAGCAAATTCCTCTGTAAATTAGTTATGTAGTTCCTTTAGTCTGTTCTTCAGAGCATGCAAAATGCatatagagaggggaaaaaaacatttggacacactatgtatttatttgtgctttGTCAAGGTTAGCTTTTCagatggcttttttcccctgactAATAGTACTATGGGCTGGATACTCCTTCAGAATTCATGTATGACGTTAGAGAAAACTAGAACTACTTAGAAAGCTTATTCTGAAAAGGAGTAAAATGTAATTATAGCACATACCCATACCAGTTTTTTTCACTAGCCCCTTTTTAGTGCTAGGTGATACTTGATGTGCGGAGTTTTCGCATGCTGTGAAAACTAGCAGAATATATCCAAGCTTTATGATACTGTATATATCTAACCTTTACGTTGCTTGTTACATGGTTTTGTAATAGCCTCTAACTTAAATGTGTTGATCTGATGTATTTTCAGTTCAATAACTTTAAGAATGAGTAACCATTACTTTACGATTGTCTAAGTTCCACAAACGtgcctctccccttttttttttttccctttttttttttatgcagccTATGGAGATGTatttaaggatttttattttttaaaatatgaagtgccaaaaaaaaaatttgttgagATGTGGCTGTGGAAATGTGTTGTGTCTGAATTGTAGCTGCTTATTGTCAACATTTCTTCTGGAATAAACTGTGAAAGGGAAAGCTGTCTTGAAAGAAATTCTGTTTACCattctgaaaatatcttttctgtctcttaaTTCAGGAACGGCCTATGTTGTTTATGAGCTGCTTGTCGCTTCAATGCCCAAGAAGCAGAAATGATTCCAGTTCAGGATGCCTCAGTGACTAGCATCTCTTCGTCCAACTCCATGTGAGAC
This window encodes:
- the COX7A2 gene encoding cytochrome c oxidase subunit 7A2, mitochondrial — its product is MWRNLLGLRQISQRTISTASRRQFENRVPEKQKLFQEDNGIPVHLKGGVMDALLYRVTMGLTVFGTAYVVYELLVASMPKKQK